In Chlorogloeopsis sp. ULAP01, one DNA window encodes the following:
- a CDS encoding DUF4327 family protein, which yields MFDTVVKYDIEVIKEEARQLVKKGLVQRNQPIYALCKYIPGRDWVCVELELEKNEFLLRDKIIDLLGREDWSED from the coding sequence ATGTTTGATACTGTTGTCAAATACGATATAGAAGTTATCAAGGAAGAAGCACGCCAATTGGTTAAAAAGGGACTTGTTCAACGTAACCAGCCCATATACGCTCTTTGCAAATATATTCCTGGTCGTGATTGGGTATGTGTAGAGCTAGAACTAGAAAAAAACGAATTTTTACTTAGGGATAAAATTATTGATTTGCTGGGTCGTGAAGACTGGTCTGAAGATTGA
- a CDS encoding Photosystem Q(B) protein 1, whose amino-acid sequence MTTIVQRGKEFELVKQWDRFCAWITNTNHRIYIGWFGVLMIPTLLAATICFILAFIAAPGVDMEGIREPIKGSLLDGNNLITAAVVPTSAAIGLHFYPIWEAASIDEWLYNGGPYQLIVLHFLIGIWCYLGRLWELSYRLGVRPWISVAFSAPAAAATAVLLVYPIGQGSFSDGLPLGITGTFHFMMAVQANHNILMHPFHMLGVAGVFGGALLSALHGSLVTSTLIRNTDENESINAGYKFGQKQTTYSYLAGHYGYLGRLLIPSFASRNHRAFYFLLAALPTIGIWFATFGVCSIAFNLNGFNFNHSVLDSRGAVIPTDADILNRANLGLQAMYALNTHHFPPILSSSTSIPVS is encoded by the coding sequence ATGACTACCATTGTTCAACGTGGAAAAGAATTTGAGCTTGTCAAGCAATGGGATCGATTTTGTGCGTGGATTACCAATACCAATCATCGGATTTATATCGGCTGGTTTGGTGTGCTGATGATTCCTACTCTATTGGCTGCTACTATCTGTTTCATTCTCGCTTTTATTGCTGCTCCTGGCGTAGATATGGAAGGTATTAGAGAACCAATAAAAGGTTCTTTACTTGACGGCAACAATTTAATTACAGCTGCTGTTGTACCAACTTCAGCAGCGATCGGTTTACACTTTTATCCAATTTGGGAAGCTGCTTCCATTGATGAGTGGCTTTATAATGGTGGCCCCTATCAGTTGATTGTGCTGCATTTTTTAATTGGTATTTGGTGCTACTTAGGGCGACTTTGGGAACTTAGCTATCGCCTTGGTGTGCGCCCTTGGATTTCTGTTGCTTTTTCTGCACCAGCTGCTGCGGCAACAGCCGTTTTGCTAGTTTATCCTATTGGTCAAGGTAGCTTTTCTGACGGTTTACCTTTAGGTATTACGGGGACATTCCACTTTATGATGGCTGTTCAAGCAAATCATAATATCCTTATGCATCCCTTCCATATGCTAGGGGTTGCGGGAGTCTTTGGTGGTGCTCTATTAAGTGCCTTACACGGCTCATTAGTTACCTCAACACTCATCCGCAACACAGACGAAAACGAATCCATAAACGCCGGGTATAAATTTGGGCAAAAACAAACTACTTACAGCTACTTGGCAGGACACTATGGTTACTTAGGACGTCTCCTAATTCCTTCTTTTGCTAGCCGAAATCACCGTGCTTTCTATTTCCTGCTAGCTGCTTTGCCAACAATAGGTATTTGGTTTGCAACCTTTGGCGTTTGCTCGATCGCCTTTAACCTTAATGGCTTTAACTTTAATCACTCTGTCTTGGATAGCCGAGGAGCAGTAATTCCAACAGATGCTGATATCCTCAACCGAGCTAATCTGGGTTTGCAAGCAATGTATGCTCTCAACACCCACCACTTCCCACCTATTTTATCTAGCAGTACATCGATCCCAGTTAGTTGA
- a CDS encoding universal stress protein, producing MFHKILVAIDNSAIGQHVFDEALTLTQQVGGNLMLLHVLDPFDERSPSSIAFQTNSLYPSYQAEAMNYYMGQWEVLKKEGIEFLRLFYEQAIAKGVATEFSQNFGEPGRVICELARKWQADLIIVGRRGRRGLSEFFLGSVSNYVLHHAPCSVLTVQGPLAPQ from the coding sequence ATGTTTCACAAAATTTTAGTTGCTATAGACAATTCAGCTATTGGACAGCATGTGTTTGATGAAGCTTTAACTTTAACACAACAAGTTGGTGGAAATTTAATGTTGTTGCACGTTCTCGATCCTTTCGATGAGCGTTCCCCAAGTTCTATTGCTTTCCAAACAAATAGCCTCTATCCATCTTATCAAGCCGAAGCGATGAACTATTATATGGGACAGTGGGAGGTACTGAAAAAAGAAGGAATTGAGTTTTTAAGACTCTTTTATGAACAAGCGATCGCAAAAGGCGTAGCAACTGAATTTAGCCAAAATTTTGGTGAACCAGGTAGAGTAATTTGTGAATTAGCTCGGAAGTGGCAAGCTGATTTAATTATAGTAGGTCGTCGAGGTCGTAGAGGCTTATCTGAGTTTTTTCTGGGTAGTGTCAGTAATTATGTTCTGCATCATGCTCCATGCTCCGTTTTAACAGTACAAGGGCCACTTGCTCCACAGTAG
- a CDS encoding nitroreductase, with translation MFAIWDAQKIQEIEFPKTGTTVDKLKFFLNYTLLAPSNCDTQLWFFQVVNEAIILYANRSPGLPTTDTYERELMISCGMALFNLRLALRKFGYKGEITTFPDSINPDILAYIKLGEPILISADEQMLFDAIFNRCINCSEFQDWKIPQSLLSWLKADAEQQKTWLYIVKSNTTRQAIAELVIQSVDTQQLYPSTSCQLITQSPVVAVLGTKSDLPVNWLNTGQALERILLRGQAIGLAASFLNQVIRLPQLRTQLNNLIYEQGYPQVLLLMGFSRNYFT, from the coding sequence ATGTTTGCAATATGGGATGCTCAAAAGATTCAAGAAATTGAATTTCCCAAAACAGGTACAACTGTTGATAAACTCAAGTTTTTTTTGAATTATACACTCTTAGCTCCATCTAATTGCGATACCCAACTTTGGTTTTTCCAAGTCGTAAATGAAGCGATAATCCTTTATGCTAATCGAAGTCCTGGTTTACCTACCACTGATACTTATGAGCGAGAATTAATGATTAGTTGTGGGATGGCATTATTTAATCTTCGGCTTGCCTTGCGTAAGTTTGGTTATAAAGGCGAAATTACAACTTTTCCCGATTCAATCAACCCAGATATATTAGCCTATATAAAGCTAGGCGAACCTATACTCATAAGTGCTGATGAGCAAATGCTTTTTGATGCTATTTTTAACCGATGCATCAATTGTAGTGAATTTCAAGACTGGAAGATTCCTCAATCGCTACTTTCATGGTTGAAAGCAGATGCAGAGCAACAAAAGACATGGTTATATATTGTTAAGAGCAATACAACCCGTCAAGCGATCGCAGAATTAGTAATACAGAGTGTAGACACACAACAGCTTTATCCTAGTACGAGCTGTCAATTAATAACTCAATCACCTGTGGTTGCAGTACTAGGTACAAAAAGCGATCTACCTGTCAATTGGCTTAATACTGGGCAAGCTCTAGAGCGAATATTACTGCGAGGACAGGCGATAGGGCTAGCAGCATCATTTTTAAATCAGGTAATTAGACTACCACAGTTGCGAACCCAATTAAATAACCTGATTTATGAACAAGGCTACCCGCAAGTTCTTTTACTGATGGGTTTTTCTCGTAATTATTTTACCTAG
- the ppsA gene encoding phosphoenolpyruvate synthase, producing MPETVVSQQSTSTVAKQKALVLPLSEVGIADISFVGGKNASLGEMIQQLKPKGVKVPNGFATTAYAYRYFIEVAGIEAKLREIFADLDVEDVNNLRQRGKQARYLMLQTSFPGELQQAIAQAYQALCQQYGADTDVAVRSSATAEDLPDASFAGQQETYLNVHGLAAVLEACHKCFASIFTDRAISYRQIKGFDHFNIALSVGVQKMVRSDLAASGVMFSIDTESGFKDAALITAAYGLGENVVQGAVNPDEYLVFKPTLKQGFRPILAKRLGTKEIKMVYDVGGSKLTKNIPVAASDRELFALNDQEILQLAQWACIIEEHYSQVRGVYTPMDIEWAKDGITDELFIVQARPETVQSQKVQNVLRTYRLLEEDTEMKRHGDAESKNVTASLRPLVPASAKFPIVTGRSVGEMIGEGKARVISDVQQIHQFQAGEVLVTNRTDPDWEPIMKKASAIVTNSGGRTCHAAIIARELGIPAIVGCGNATTAIKTGQEITISCAEGETGKVYQGLLPYEVQEIPLEQLPRTRTQIMMNVGNPEEAFGYAAIPNDGVGLARMEFIIANHIKAHPLALLHFDDLDDELAKYKIAELTAQYENKAEFFVDKLAQGIAIIAAAFYPKPVIVRLSDFKSNEYANLLGGKQFEPKEENPMIGWRGASRYYDPRYSEGFALECEAMKRVRNEMGLTNVILMVPFCRTPEEGRRVLAEMAKNGLVRGENDLQVYVMCELPSNVLLADQFSEVFDGFSIGSNDLTQLTLGLDRDSGLVAHLFDERNEAVTRTITQAIATAKKYHRKIGICGQAPSDYPEFARFLVTQGIDSISLNPDSVLKTLLEIATTEQDS from the coding sequence ATGCCAGAAACAGTAGTTAGTCAACAATCCACTAGCACAGTTGCTAAACAAAAAGCTCTGGTGTTACCTCTAAGTGAAGTTGGCATTGCAGATATTTCTTTTGTCGGAGGAAAGAATGCTTCTTTAGGAGAAATGATTCAGCAACTGAAGCCTAAAGGAGTAAAAGTTCCCAATGGCTTTGCTACAACTGCTTATGCTTACCGCTACTTTATTGAGGTGGCAGGGATAGAAGCGAAATTGCGCGAGATTTTTGCAGATTTAGATGTAGAAGATGTTAATAATCTGCGCCAACGAGGCAAACAAGCCCGATATTTAATGTTGCAAACATCGTTTCCAGGGGAATTGCAACAAGCGATCGCCCAAGCTTATCAAGCTCTCTGCCAGCAATATGGTGCAGATACTGATGTTGCCGTTCGTTCTAGCGCTACCGCCGAAGATTTACCAGATGCTAGCTTTGCCGGGCAACAAGAAACTTATCTTAATGTTCACGGATTGGCAGCTGTGCTAGAAGCTTGCCATAAATGCTTTGCTTCCATTTTTACTGATCGCGCTATTTCTTACCGTCAAATTAAAGGCTTCGATCACTTCAACATCGCCCTTTCGGTAGGTGTGCAAAAAATGGTACGTTCTGACTTAGCAGCTTCTGGTGTCATGTTCTCCATCGACACCGAGTCAGGTTTTAAAGACGCTGCTTTAATTACCGCCGCTTACGGCTTGGGTGAAAATGTCGTCCAAGGAGCGGTGAACCCAGATGAATACTTAGTATTCAAACCTACATTAAAACAAGGGTTTCGCCCAATTTTAGCCAAGCGCTTAGGTACAAAAGAAATTAAAATGGTCTATGATGTGGGCGGCTCAAAGTTAACGAAAAATATTCCAGTCGCAGCCAGTGATAGAGAGCTATTTGCTCTTAACGACCAAGAAATTTTACAACTAGCACAATGGGCTTGCATTATAGAAGAACACTATTCGCAAGTACGTGGTGTCTATACGCCAATGGATATCGAATGGGCGAAAGATGGCATCACTGATGAATTATTTATCGTCCAAGCACGCCCAGAAACAGTGCAGTCTCAGAAAGTGCAGAATGTTTTGCGGACATATCGTCTTTTGGAAGAAGACACGGAGATGAAGAGACACGGAGACGCGGAGAGTAAAAATGTCACCGCGTCTTTGCGTCCTCTTGTCCCCGCGTCAGCAAAATTTCCCATAGTGACTGGACGTAGTGTAGGAGAGATGATTGGAGAAGGTAAAGCTAGAGTTATCTCAGATGTGCAGCAAATTCATCAGTTCCAAGCAGGTGAAGTGCTAGTAACAAACCGCACCGATCCCGACTGGGAACCAATCATGAAAAAAGCGAGTGCGATTGTAACCAACTCTGGAGGGCGCACCTGCCACGCCGCAATTATTGCTAGAGAATTAGGCATACCTGCGATTGTAGGTTGTGGTAATGCTACTACTGCTATTAAGACAGGGCAAGAAATCACTATTTCTTGTGCAGAAGGTGAGACTGGAAAAGTGTACCAAGGTTTATTGCCTTACGAAGTGCAAGAAATACCCCTAGAACAATTGCCCCGCACTCGTACTCAAATTATGATGAATGTGGGCAACCCAGAAGAAGCATTCGGCTATGCAGCAATTCCCAATGATGGAGTTGGGCTGGCGCGAATGGAATTTATCATTGCCAATCATATTAAGGCGCATCCTCTGGCACTACTTCATTTTGATGACCTAGATGATGAACTTGCCAAATACAAAATCGCGGAATTAACTGCTCAATACGAAAATAAAGCAGAATTCTTCGTAGATAAATTAGCCCAAGGTATTGCTATCATTGCCGCCGCGTTTTATCCCAAGCCTGTGATTGTTCGCCTCAGTGACTTTAAGAGTAACGAATACGCCAATCTTTTGGGTGGTAAACAATTTGAACCCAAAGAAGAAAACCCAATGATTGGTTGGCGCGGTGCTTCTCGCTACTACGATCCACGTTACAGCGAGGGCTTTGCTCTCGAATGTGAGGCAATGAAACGAGTTCGCAATGAAATGGGCTTAACCAATGTCATTTTAATGGTACCCTTCTGCCGCACTCCTGAAGAAGGTAGGCGCGTCTTGGCAGAAATGGCGAAAAATGGTTTAGTGCGCGGCGAAAATGATTTACAAGTCTACGTCATGTGCGAGTTACCCAGCAACGTTCTACTCGCAGATCAATTTAGTGAAGTGTTTGATGGGTTCTCAATCGGATCTAACGATCTGACACAATTAACACTAGGACTAGATCGAGATTCAGGATTAGTCGCTCATCTGTTTGATGAACGTAACGAAGCAGTAACGCGAACTATCACCCAAGCGATCGCTACTGCCAAAAAATACCACCGTAAAATAGGTATTTGCGGACAAGCACCCAGTGACTACCCCGAATTCGCTCGATTTCTTGTCACACAAGGAATCGACTCTATTAGTCTCAACCCTGACTCTGTGCTGAAGACTCTCTTAGAAATTGCGACTACCGAGCAAGATAGTTAA